In the genome of Candidatus Nitrosocosmicus arcticus, the window GATTTGGAACCTCTATCTCATCTAGTTCAGTTTTTGAAAATAGGAGCAGGGGAAGATTATTTTCAAGGCAAAATTCATCTAAACCAACTACGTGTTTGCCTTTATCCAGTGAGGTAATGGCCTTTATACTTTTTATACACAACTTATTTTCTTCAAGAACTTTTATTATGCCCTGCTGAATTGTTTCCTTGGAGGTATTCCAATGCAATCCGATTCCCACATAAAGTGATTTTGGCCTATATATTACTGATTTATCAGTCAAGGATTTATTTGACACTAGTTTATCCGTAATAATTATCGAGCCCTTATATTCATCAGATAACAAGCCAGTAATCATGGGTACCGTTTCGACATTCTTTGGGAGTTGATCCATATTCCACCAGTTCTTTTCTCCAGCATCCTGATATACCCCGATTCTTTCTTCGTTAACCATCATCGCGCTGACCTTTGTTACATTTTCAAAATTATCAATAATCCAGTCATACTTTTTTCCCAATAGATCTATCGCAATGGTTTTGTTTACATCAGCTGCAGTAGTAATTACTGGGACCGAATTCAAGATGCCAGATACTTTAAGTGCTAATTCGTTAGCACCGCCCAAATGCCCTGACAGAGTACTTATGACAAATTTTGCAGCATCATCTATTACAATGACAGCCGGATCATTCTTTTTGTCTTTCAAATGAGGAGAT includes:
- a CDS encoding cobalt-precorrin 5A hydrolase — protein: MNEIINKKDIAIVAITKKGIEIAKRIHNALSESEIHVPEKFRDSDPSIIYFSDSVMNRIGPLFQGYTSLICIFSLGAVIRLISPHLKDKKNDPAVIVIDDAAKFVISTLSGHLGGANELALKVSGILNSVPVITTAADVNKTIAIDLLGKKYDWIIDNFENVTKVSAMMVNEERIGVYQDAGEKNWWNMDQLPKNVETVPMITGLLSDEYKGSIIITDKLVSNKSLTDKSVIYRPKSLYVGIGLHWNTSKETIQQGIIKVLEENKLCIKSIKAITSLDKGKHVVGLDEFCLENNLPLLLFSKTELDEIEVPNPSDIVGKYEGTSSVSEASSLAGSKGILIVPKQKFPPDLTVAISRVNDQ